In a single window of the Hydrogenobaculum sp. 3684 genome:
- the def gene encoding peptide deformylase, producing the protein MLEIVTFPNEILKRKTNPVKSIDAEIKEIIKEMKETMYKNDGIGLAANQVNIPLSIMVIDTTSREDDQEKFKDVLINPTVLAKEGEIKFKEGCLSFPGLQVEVVRAKEITIKAINEREEEVILNLSGLPAIVFQHEFDHLNGITFLDRLSGIKKRLALEKYQKMLKEKVSA; encoded by the coding sequence ATGCTTGAAATTGTTACATTTCCAAACGAAATTTTAAAGCGCAAGACAAACCCAGTTAAATCTATTGATGCTGAGATAAAAGAAATCATAAAAGAGATGAAAGAAACCATGTATAAAAACGATGGTATAGGCTTAGCTGCCAATCAGGTAAATATACCCCTTAGCATAATGGTTATAGATACCACTTCAAGAGAAGACGACCAAGAAAAATTCAAAGATGTACTTATAAATCCAACAGTTTTAGCAAAAGAAGGCGAGATAAAGTTTAAAGAAGGATGTCTTTCTTTTCCGGGTTTGCAAGTAGAAGTTGTAAGAGCTAAAGAAATCACTATAAAAGCCATAAACGAGCGCGAAGAAGAAGTGATATTAAACTTAAGTGGACTTCCGGCAATAGTATTTCAACACGAGTTTGACCATCTTAATGGTATAACATTTTTAGATAGATTAAGCGGTATCAAAAAACGTCTTGCCCTTGAAAAGTATCAGAAGATGCTAAAAGAAAAAGTAAGTGCATGA